A section of the Bradyrhizobium oligotrophicum S58 genome encodes:
- the ccoO gene encoding cytochrome-c oxidase, cbb3-type subunit II, protein MSFWQRHQVFEKNSIILVIGILLVIAIGGLVEITPLFYLKSTIEAVDGVRPYTPLELAGRNIYVREGCYLCHSQMIRPLRDEVERYGHFSLAAESMYDHPFQWGSKRTGPDLARVGNKYSDDWHVTHLNNPRAIVPQSVMPGYPFLKETELDATNVADHLKTLRAVGVPYTDDQIANAAADLKAQVDPDGAGAEALTKRYPKAVVRNFDGKAGAPTEMDALVAYLQMLGTLVDFKIYNEKANLR, encoded by the coding sequence ATGTCATTCTGGCAACGACACCAAGTCTTCGAGAAGAACTCGATCATCCTGGTCATCGGCATCCTGCTGGTGATCGCGATCGGCGGCCTCGTCGAGATCACTCCGCTCTTCTACCTGAAGAGCACGATCGAGGCGGTCGACGGCGTGCGTCCCTACACGCCGCTCGAGCTGGCCGGCCGCAACATCTATGTCCGCGAGGGTTGCTATCTGTGCCACTCGCAGATGATCCGTCCGCTGCGCGACGAAGTGGAGCGTTACGGCCACTTCTCGCTCGCCGCGGAGAGCATGTACGACCACCCGTTCCAGTGGGGCTCCAAGCGTACGGGGCCTGATCTCGCCCGCGTCGGCAACAAATACTCCGACGATTGGCACGTCACCCATCTGAACAACCCGCGCGCGATCGTTCCGCAGTCGGTCATGCCCGGTTATCCCTTCCTCAAGGAGACCGAGCTCGACGCGACCAACGTCGCCGATCATCTGAAGACGCTGCGCGCGGTCGGGGTGCCCTACACCGACGACCAGATCGCCAACGCCGCCGCCGACCTCAAGGCGCAGGTCGATCCCGATGGTGCCGGCGCGGAGGCGCTCACCAAGCGCTATCCGAAGGCCGTGGTGCGCAACTTCGACGGCAAGGCGGGTGCGCCGACCGAGATGGACGCGCTGGTGGCCTATCTGCAGATGCTTGGGACGCTCGTCGACTTCAAGATCTACAACGAAAAAGCCAACCTGCGCTGA
- the ccoP gene encoding cytochrome-c oxidase, cbb3-type subunit III, whose protein sequence is MADHTEVDSVSGTATTGHAWDGIKELNTPLPRWWVITFYITIVWAIGYWIVYPAWPTISSNTKGLFGYSSRADVAVELANLEKIRGAKMAALATASLADIEKDPAMLALARAKGKTVFGDNCAACHGTGAAGAKGFPNLNDDDWLWGGSLEQIQQTLLYGVRSGHPKTREGQMLAFGKDGVLKPAEIVTVANYVRELAGLPTRPGYDPKAGAKIFAENCVACHGDNAKGNPDVGAPNLTDKIWLYGSDEATLIETITNGRNGVMPAWEGRLDPTTIKAMAVYVHSLGGGK, encoded by the coding sequence ATGGCTGACCATACCGAAGTCGACAGCGTCTCCGGCACCGCCACGACGGGCCATGCCTGGGACGGCATCAAGGAGCTCAACACCCCGCTGCCGCGGTGGTGGGTGATCACCTTCTACATCACCATCGTCTGGGCGATCGGCTACTGGATCGTGTATCCGGCCTGGCCGACCATCTCCAGCAACACAAAGGGCCTGTTCGGCTACTCGTCCCGCGCGGACGTGGCGGTCGAGCTCGCCAACCTCGAGAAGATTCGCGGCGCCAAGATGGCGGCGCTGGCCACCGCCTCGCTCGCCGACATCGAGAAGGATCCGGCGATGCTTGCCCTGGCGCGCGCCAAGGGCAAGACCGTGTTCGGCGACAATTGCGCCGCCTGCCACGGGACCGGTGCGGCCGGCGCCAAGGGCTTCCCGAACCTGAACGACGACGACTGGCTGTGGGGCGGCTCGCTGGAGCAGATCCAGCAGACCCTGCTGTACGGCGTGCGCTCGGGTCACCCGAAGACCCGCGAGGGCCAGATGCTCGCCTTCGGCAAGGACGGTGTCCTGAAGCCGGCGGAGATCGTCACGGTCGCCAACTACGTCCGCGAGCTGGCGGGGCTCCCGACCCGGCCGGGTTATGACCCCAAGGCCGGCGCCAAGATCTTCGCCGAGAACTGCGTGGCCTGCCATGGCGACAACGCCAAGGGCAATCCGGACGTCGGGGCGCCGAACCTGACCGACAAGATCTGGCTGTACGGCTCCGACGAGGCGACCCTGATCGAGACCATCACCAATGGTCGCAACGGCGTCATGCCGGCTTGGGAAGGCCGTCTCGACCCGACCACGATCAAGGCGATGGCGGTCTACGTCCACTCGCTCGGCGGAGGAAAGTAA
- a CDS encoding CcoQ/FixQ family Cbb3-type cytochrome c oxidase assembly chaperone translates to MKPIIAVENIASSLVTTLWTPIFVAIFIAIVTYALWPRNKAAFDEAASMPLREE, encoded by the coding sequence ATGAAGCCCATCATTGCAGTCGAAAACATCGCGTCGTCACTCGTGACGACGCTGTGGACCCCGATCTTCGTCGCGATCTTCATCGCGATCGTCACCTACGCCCTCTGGCCTCGCAACAAGGCCGCTTTCGACGAAGCGGCGAGCATGCCGTTGCGCGAGGAGTAA
- a CDS encoding CBS domain-containing protein, giving the protein MYRFLEETAGSTMTRNVTTVTRETTIRELGEMFDRDDYNTYPVVENDEVIGIVTKFDVLKCFAFTPNQMLPRYSDLMNRTVADVMTSEFIYVRPDTKLTRVLQLMVEHRIRSLPVTDGDNSLVGIVAREDIVRALAAAAKD; this is encoded by the coding sequence TTGTACAGATTTCTCGAGGAAACCGCCGGCAGCACCATGACGCGGAACGTCACGACGGTGACCCGCGAAACGACGATTCGCGAGCTCGGCGAGATGTTCGACCGCGACGATTACAACACCTATCCCGTCGTCGAGAACGACGAGGTGATCGGTATCGTCACCAAGTTCGACGTGCTGAAGTGCTTCGCCTTCACGCCCAACCAGATGCTGCCGCGCTACAGCGACCTGATGAACCGGACGGTTGCCGACGTGATGACGTCCGAATTCATCTATGTCCGGCCGGACACGAAGTTGACGCGCGTGCTGCAGCTGATGGTCGAGCACCGCATCCGCAGCCTCCCCGTGACCGACGGTGACAACAGCCTGGTCGGGATCGTTGCCCGCGAGGACATCGTTCGGGCGCTCGCCGCCGCCGCCAAGGACTGA
- the ccoG gene encoding cytochrome c oxidase accessory protein CcoG: MNKTVNPDDLQPVDDYGPLYAAHKKVYPQSVSGTFRRIKWGLMGFCLGVYYFLPFVRWNRGLGAPDQAVLIDFPNHRFYFFFIELWPQEVYYFTGLLIIAAIGLFLMNAIGGRIWCGYLCPQTVWTDLFYAVERLIEGDRRERMKKDASSDPMKLERISELVLKHSIWLLIAWWTGGAWVLYFSDAPTLVKELVTFQGPMLAYIWIAILTATTYTLAGFMREQVCVYMCPWPRIQAALTDEWALNVTYRYDRGESRMSVKKAAELRALGQPAGDCVDCKQCVAVCPTGIDIRDGSQMDCIQCGLCIDACDTVMTKIGRPTRLIGYDNDINIHRRQEGKPPVYKLVRARTVAYAAIIAVVGGAMVYKLATRSLLDVNVLHDRNPIAIKLSDGSIRNAYTVRVLNKHGFDRVIAIDIEGPANAAVHVVGADSVTPDRPMIVIGRDQTEELRLLVTAPEESNPEKSIPVKFHVTDIGLGVVASATDNFVSP; encoded by the coding sequence ATGAACAAGACCGTCAACCCGGACGACCTGCAGCCGGTGGACGATTACGGTCCGCTCTATGCCGCGCACAAGAAGGTCTATCCGCAAAGCGTCTCCGGGACGTTCCGCCGGATCAAATGGGGCCTGATGGGCTTCTGCCTCGGCGTCTACTACTTCCTGCCGTTCGTGCGCTGGAATCGCGGCCTCGGCGCGCCCGACCAGGCGGTGCTGATCGATTTCCCGAACCACCGCTTCTATTTCTTCTTCATCGAGCTGTGGCCGCAGGAGGTTTATTACTTCACCGGCCTCCTGATCATCGCCGCCATCGGCCTGTTCCTGATGAACGCGATCGGCGGCCGCATCTGGTGCGGCTATCTCTGTCCGCAGACGGTGTGGACCGACTTGTTCTATGCCGTGGAGCGCCTGATCGAGGGCGACCGCCGCGAACGCATGAAGAAGGATGCCTCCAGCGATCCGATGAAGCTGGAGCGGATTTCCGAGCTCGTGCTCAAGCATTCGATCTGGCTGTTGATCGCCTGGTGGACCGGCGGCGCCTGGGTGCTGTATTTCAGCGACGCGCCGACCCTGGTGAAGGAGCTCGTCACCTTTCAGGGGCCGATGCTGGCCTATATCTGGATCGCGATCCTGACCGCGACGACCTATACGCTCGCCGGCTTCATGCGCGAGCAGGTCTGCGTCTACATGTGCCCGTGGCCGCGCATCCAGGCCGCGCTGACCGACGAATGGGCGCTCAACGTCACCTATCGCTATGACCGCGGCGAGAGCCGCATGTCGGTCAAGAAGGCCGCCGAGCTGCGCGCGCTCGGCCAGCCGGCCGGCGACTGCGTCGACTGCAAGCAGTGCGTGGCCGTGTGCCCGACCGGCATCGACATCCGCGACGGGTCGCAGATGGACTGCATCCAGTGCGGCCTCTGCATCGACGCCTGCGACACCGTCATGACCAAGATCGGCCGCCCGACGCGGCTGATCGGCTATGACAACGACATCAACATCCACCGCCGCCAGGAAGGCAAGCCGCCGGTCTACAAGCTCGTGCGTGCCCGCACCGTCGCCTATGCCGCGATCATCGCGGTGGTCGGCGGCGCGATGGTCTACAAGCTCGCGACCCGCTCGCTGCTCGATGTCAACGTGCTGCACGACCGCAACCCGATCGCGATCAAGCTGTCCGACGGCTCGATCCGGAATGCCTATACGGTGCGCGTCCTCAACAAGCACGGCTTCGACCGCGTCATCGCCATCGACATCGAAGGGCCCGCCAATGCGGCCGTCCACGTCGTCGGCGCCGATTCGGTGACTCCGGACCGGCCGATGATCGTGATCGGACGCGACCAGACCGAGGAGCTGCGTCTGCTGGTGACCGCGCCCGAGGAGAG
- the ccoN gene encoding cytochrome-c oxidase, cbb3-type subunit I — protein MTIGESGLSLTFAVTAFLCVFAAAKALDTAFAFHASLAAAASAASVFFILNRYFERGELPPQEINGRPNYNLGPIKFSSFMAMFWGIAGFAVGLIIASQLAWPALNFDLPWTSFGRLRPLHTSAVIFAFGGNVLLATSFYVVQRTCRTRLAGDLAPWFVVVGYNFFILIAGTGYLLGVTEGKEYAEPEWYSDLWLTIVWVVYLLVFLVTVIKRKEPHIFVANWFYLAFIVTIAVLHLGNNPALPVSFFGSKSYIAWGGVQDAMFQWWYGHNAVGFFLTAGFLAIMYYFIPKRAERPIYSYRLSIIHFWALIFLYIWAGPHHLHYTALPDWAQTLGMTFSIMLWMPSWGGMINGLMTLSGAWDKLRTDPVLRMLVVSVAFYGMSTFEGPMMSIKVVNSLSHYTDWTIGHVHSGALGWVGFVSFGALYCLVPWIWNRKGLYSLKLVNWHFWTATLGIVLYISAMWVSGILQGLMWRSYTALGFLEYSFIETVEAMHPFYIIRAAGGALFLIGSLIMAYNLWMTVRVGEEEVQSPVALQPAE, from the coding sequence ATGACCATCGGCGAAAGTGGCTTGTCGCTCACTTTTGCCGTCACCGCCTTCCTGTGCGTCTTCGCTGCGGCGAAGGCACTGGATACGGCCTTCGCGTTCCACGCCTCGCTCGCGGCTGCCGCCAGCGCGGCGTCCGTCTTCTTCATCCTCAACCGCTACTTCGAGCGCGGCGAGCTGCCGCCGCAGGAGATCAACGGCCGGCCGAACTACAATCTCGGGCCGATCAAGTTCTCCTCCTTCATGGCCATGTTCTGGGGCATCGCCGGCTTCGCCGTCGGCCTCATCATCGCCTCGCAGCTCGCCTGGCCCGCACTGAACTTCGATCTGCCCTGGACCAGCTTCGGCCGCCTGCGGCCGCTGCACACCTCGGCGGTCATCTTCGCCTTCGGCGGCAACGTGCTGCTGGCGACGTCGTTCTACGTCGTGCAGCGGACCTGCCGCACCAGGCTCGCCGGCGATCTAGCGCCCTGGTTCGTGGTGGTCGGCTACAACTTCTTCATCCTCATCGCAGGCACCGGCTATCTGCTGGGCGTCACCGAGGGCAAGGAGTACGCCGAGCCCGAGTGGTATTCGGATCTTTGGCTGACGATCGTCTGGGTGGTCTATCTGCTCGTCTTCCTGGTGACGGTCATCAAGCGCAAGGAGCCGCACATCTTCGTGGCGAACTGGTTCTACCTGGCCTTCATCGTCACGATCGCCGTGCTGCATCTGGGCAACAACCCGGCGCTTCCGGTGTCGTTCTTCGGTTCGAAGTCGTACATCGCCTGGGGCGGCGTGCAGGATGCGATGTTCCAGTGGTGGTACGGCCACAACGCTGTCGGCTTCTTCCTGACCGCCGGCTTCCTGGCCATCATGTACTACTTCATCCCGAAGCGCGCGGAGCGGCCGATCTATTCCTATCGGCTGTCCATCATCCACTTCTGGGCGCTGATCTTCCTCTACATCTGGGCCGGCCCGCACCATCTGCACTACACGGCGCTGCCGGACTGGGCGCAGACCCTCGGCATGACCTTCTCGATCATGCTGTGGATGCCCTCCTGGGGCGGCATGATCAACGGCCTGATGACCTTGTCGGGCGCGTGGGACAAGCTGCGGACTGACCCCGTGCTGCGCATGCTGGTCGTGTCGGTCGCCTTCTACGGCATGTCGACCTTCGAAGGTCCGATGATGTCGATCAAGGTGGTCAACTCGCTCAGCCACTATACCGACTGGACCATCGGTCACGTGCACTCCGGTGCGCTCGGCTGGGTCGGCTTCGTGTCCTTCGGCGCGCTGTACTGCCTGGTGCCGTGGATCTGGAACCGCAAGGGTCTCTACAGCCTCAAGCTCGTGAACTGGCACTTCTGGACGGCCACGCTCGGCATCGTGCTCTACATCTCCGCGATGTGGGTCTCGGGCATCCTGCAGGGTCTGATGTGGCGGTCCTACACGGCGCTCGGCTTCCTCGAATACTCGTTCATCGAGACCGTCGAGGCGATGCATCCCTTCTACATCATCCGTGCCGCCGGTGGCGCGCTGTTCCTGATCGGCTCACTCATCATGGCCTACAATCTCTGGATGACGGTCCGTGTCGGTGAGGAAGAAGTTCAGTCGCCCGTCGCTCTTCAGCCGGCGGAGTGA
- a CDS encoding universal stress protein, translated as MTFATVMVSLALDQPNDARLQVAGDLAARFDAGMIGVAAAEFAPPLYFTTGEQAQDLIEQSEAALQTRLAELERQFRSVVGGRAASLNWRSALDFPVRHVLAQVRAADIVVTGSMPPGLSDSFTVASPKDLVMQTGRPLLVVPDNATGLDLSTVLVAWKETPEARRAVADALPLLAKAAKVVVVEIPEDTSDYGACEARIADVVAWLGRHKIVASAKVEQPGQGRNVAARLDAVAADLSAGLVVAGAYGHSRFRELVLGGVTEHLVTRTARCVLLSH; from the coding sequence ATGACGTTCGCGACTGTCATGGTGAGCCTTGCGCTCGACCAGCCGAATGACGCCCGTCTCCAGGTCGCGGGCGATCTTGCGGCGCGATTCGACGCCGGCATGATCGGCGTGGCGGCTGCGGAATTCGCGCCGCCGCTGTATTTTACGACCGGGGAGCAGGCCCAGGATCTGATCGAGCAGAGCGAGGCCGCGCTGCAGACCAGGCTGGCGGAGCTCGAACGGCAGTTTCGCTCGGTGGTGGGGGGGCGCGCCGCTTCGTTGAACTGGCGCAGCGCGCTGGATTTCCCGGTGCGCCACGTGCTGGCCCAGGTCCGCGCCGCCGACATCGTGGTGACCGGAAGCATGCCGCCCGGCCTGTCCGATTCCTTCACGGTCGCAAGCCCCAAGGATCTCGTCATGCAGACCGGCCGGCCACTCCTCGTGGTGCCGGACAATGCGACCGGGCTCGATCTGTCGACCGTACTCGTGGCCTGGAAGGAGACGCCCGAGGCGCGCCGCGCGGTCGCCGACGCCCTGCCGCTGCTCGCCAAGGCGGCCAAAGTGGTCGTGGTCGAGATCCCGGAAGACACCTCGGACTACGGTGCCTGCGAGGCGCGCATCGCCGACGTCGTCGCATGGCTCGGCCGTCACAAGATCGTCGCATCGGCCAAGGTCGAGCAACCGGGGCAGGGGCGCAACGTCGCGGCCAGGCTCGATGCGGTTGCCGCGGATCTTTCCGCGGGCCTGGTCGTTGCCGGCGCCTATGGTCATTCGCGATTCCGCGAGCTCGTGCTCGGCGGCGTCACCGAGCATCTGGTGACGCGCACTGCGCGTTGCGTGCTGCTGTCGCACTGA